TATATTATTCATATCTCTGAATCttagtcattttttaaaagtCTATAATGTCTAAATGTCAGCCTTTACGATGTGACCTTTCCCCAACCACCAAAGTCATATTTGCTTTCTTCTCGGTTTCATCAAATTCTCAATATCCGCCAGGCCATTACCCCTTTATCGACTGGTCACCAGCCAAAGTGCACATGCTGCTTCTGCCAGAACGATGCCTCCTCCCCAAGCCTGAAATCCTACTTTCTATTCCAAGGAATGTTAACTCAGGGGATTGCAGAGATGTATTTTTGCTTCATCACtgataaacaaaaaaactaagtTCACTCTGCTGGAAAATCACAAAGTATGCTGTTTACCCAAACGTGTGCTCTTGCATGAGATCTTTGAGGATCTTCTGTTCTTGTAAGGTAGCTGTGGTTGGATGAGGACCAAGGCAACACAAGCCGTAAAGTTCAGAGGAACAGTGAACACGTACTGAAGCCAAGAACTGAAGATTGTAGGGTAGAGCCTTTTATTGAGGATTTCTCTCCTGCCagagagatgtttttttttcatcacaTTTTGTTTAGTTTGTAACATCAATACTTCTTACCTTGATCCTCCTCTACGTAATCAGAAGTGTTGTCAGTCTTCGGCTCTGGCTTCTGTGGTTAATGTCCTGCTGTGGTTTCACTGCAGTACCTGCACAGCATGTATGTGGCAGGTTagacttttttttgctttccaCTGATGAATGCCTTGCTTTCTATAGGCACAATCTGCCACTGCGGTTTAGCTGTTTGTGTACAGCAGGTCTGTTGAAAGTACTCTCCCTGGCCTTGGCCAACCTACACAGTGAAAAAACCTCTTTCACACCTTCCCAAAGCACTGCAGGCATGTGAAGCTGCCATGACTGTGAAAAGATGTTTACTGTACAGAGCATATAGAAAAACTTTTAGCTAATAGAGGTAAGGGAAGGTGAGGGAGGAGGGGCATTTTTTATAGGGTGCATAAtaatggagaggaggagtttgggcgtggcCCTTCTCACATTTTGAGAGCAAAAATCTGAACAGTGAATAAGGACAGGCACAACATTCTAGCTTAATTTTATTAACACATTGGAATCAAACATTTAATGAGGGATTTTTGGatctctctttttatcttcattaatcagaaaatacaaaaaaaaaccaaatatatatatatatatatatatatatatatatatatatatatatatatatatatatatatttacattatattgtTAGACATAAGATGTTATATAACTCAGGctatgaattatatataatCAATCCTCTTTGTAAAATCATTCAAAATATAGCTAAAAATAAAACTGCAGATATTAGTGTATGACAGTGCTACTGAAGTGTAGAGATTTCTGGCTCAGAGTGTGAGAAAAAAGCTCATTTTGACATTTGTAATGGAAAACTTTACCTTTTGCATTTGTCAGGTTGTTGCTGATCCAAAACAAACTGTATTTGGATCTGTGTCAAAATGCTGACTTTCCATGAATTTACAAGAAATTCTGCagacaaagaaaaataaacaccTGTGGATTTTGGACATTTTCTTTCCAGCAGTCAGATGTTATAAAAGCAAAATAGCTCCACATCTCAAACCATtgcatgataaaaaaaaatgtttgtatgCCATGTCTCACCTTAGTTGTCATTTGGCAATGTTTCAATTCTGCTCTTTCTTCAAATGTGTGCAGTGCTGAAAAACTGCGACGACTCGAATATGTCGAATATGGAAAAATACTTTAACCACAagaacactgatacacacaacTCGCACACACGGCCTTTCTGTTCGGTTGGCTTGGTTTTACAGCAATTCACCACCAGCCGCTTGGCAGGCAAGTTTCCTCtggaaatgtgtgtatgtggttgtgtgtatgtggttgtccctcgctctctctctttcactctccctTTCACTGCATCTGAATCCTCAGCTGCCCCAGTGAACGAGAGCAGACTTACAGAGGAGAAAAGCAAAGCAGCTCAGAGATCATGGCGCCTCCAAACCTTTACTTTCGACTGTTCACTTTTCTTACCTTCCTGACTCTACTGGCTCTTTCAGGTAAACCTCCAActtatccatctctctctctctcagcttgctctgtctctctgtgtgtgggaTTCCAGCCCAAGGGCATCTAATAAAGCTTTCTTCACTGTAAAGCCTAAAGCAATCTAACAAACTTGGGCAGAAACATGCAAACATTAGATAAACaggagtgtgtttttgtttgtatagGTGTTTGTTTGTATCTGTGGGTGTAAACtctgtttgtttactttttggGTTTGTGAAATACACGTTGTTTATGTTTAATTTTCCTTggaaatattagaaatattgGAAATAttgaaacaaactaaaaaagaTACCTGCTTGGTAAAAAGGTGGTTTGCTTAAAGATAGATGTGGACGTGAACAGGGCAAGATAATGAAGCAGCTGGAGAAGATCAGTATAACTGATGTGGGCAATTATCAGATTACACAGTTGTAGTAAGGATGTCACAGTAGGatgtcagtagagtgcctggCCATTAAGCTCTGCCGTTAAGCTCTGCCATTAAGCTCTGCCATTAATCTGTCTTCACTGCCCTACTGTTGGCTTTTTACCTGTTTCTTTTTGTAATGACAGTGTGCCAGACAGAGTGAATCAGGCTTTCTATAAACACAGGTAACTGTACTAAAGACCCCACTGGATAAGAGAGGCTGCACTGCACAGTCAGACCAGTAGGATTGATCTCTGAAAATCCCTAACTGATCAAACACATCTGTAAACGCCTGTAAACAATCTCTGCTACATTCCTCTGTATGAGCCGTCTCAGTGTTGTGCTGTATTTGATGAAGTTTGCAGTTGAAGAATGCGCTCTGTGTGGGTTTTATGGGAAGCTGGGCTTGTAAACAGTGGAAAAATACTGTAAGGTAATGTGCTCGAATTACAGTTTTATAGCAAGCCTGTGATTTCTCTCAGAGATGTTGCTGAGTGTGTAAAACTAATTTTACATTCCATTCATAAATATTTTCCAGATGTTTCCAGTGAGAACACTCTGAATAAAATCCTGAAGAAGAGGGAAGGTAACAGAGTTCAGTTACATTAAGATTTGTTGTGTTTCTTCTCCCATTTCTGCTCTGCTAAAACCAGCTGTCCAACTgtaaaccctaaccccaaccccttaactctaaccctaccctaaaccctaactccTAACCCAAACTCCTTAACTCCAACCCTATCCTAAACTTTATCCTAAACCCCTAACACCTAGCCACAACTCCTTAACTCCAACTCTAATCTAAATTCTACCCcaaaaccctaaaccctaactccTAACCCAAACTCCTTAACTCCAACCCTACCCTAAGCTCtaccctaaaccctaactccTAACCCAAACTCCTTAACTCCAACCCtaccctaaaccctaactccTAACCCAAACTCCTTAACTTTAACTCTACCCTAAACTGtaccctaaaccctaactccAAAACCCTAactcctaatcctaacccttttACTCACAAGTATAATTTAGCAACAAACCATTGCCGTGCAAACCGAAAAGCCATTTAAATAGACAGCATTTTATTTGGAAGTGATAAAGTCTGTATATGCTGACTGCATGACTAAATGAAAATGTGTGGCATCACTGAATAAAATGTATACCGCAACTTGTTGATGTATTTATGGAGTCAAATGATTCCATATAATATGCAAGGCATGAGAGATATGGAAATACAGGCCACATACATTTTGAGaattttgagaatttccccactgcgggactaataaaggattattttaTACAACCCCTTACACTCCTAAAAACAAGGAGACCAAATAACAGTCAAAGCAGCTCTCTAAGCATGGGCCCTATCATCAGGAGATCACAAGTTCAATCCTCTGGAGGTTCATGAGAGCATAAATGGTGGGTTAGGCAGGGTAGTCTGACCTCTCTACCCCTATCAACAGCTGAcatggttagcattagcaaggGCAAAAAGATGACCATCTAATCATTCTAGAAGAAGTCATTAGTCAGAAAGAGCATGTGCTAGCTATTACTACACTTGTGTAGAGTAATTGGCATGTCATTCATACTCATATTCAAACATAAAATCTCCTACATGCTTCTCCTACCTTTAATTAATGTGAGCATGGTGGGCCCTTTGATGTGTTGCTATAGCCCTAATTATTTTTATGAGTGTAATTTGACCATCAGTCCTTTCATCTCCATGTTATCCTGTCTCCCACTAGTGGGGGATGAGGTAAAGCCAGCAGCTGCGGTGGCAGTGCCTCCCTCCAAAGCCAAGCAGTTCCTGGCTTCTCTACGGAGGCCTAAGAGGAACCTGTGGGACCGCAGCCGTCCGGATGTGCAGCAGTGGATCCAGCAGTTCATGTACATGGGCTTTGACGAGGCGGTGAGTGTTGTGAAAGGTTATTGGGTTAAAGGTTCCTTTTAGAGTGGATGTTCTTAGACctttgtaaaggttcttcacacctaaaaatatacttaaatagctctctaaagaaccatccaaTCAAGAGTTTACCCTTATATAACACACCTGGCCCAGCCAACGAaggcatttcattaaaaaattctACCTTCTTTGATTACCTGTGGTTAGTAGAACTGTCTTAATCTCAGGTCAAACACCTCTCCAACACAACTGCCATTTTATTAGGCACATACAGGTGCTCTTTAAATGGGGATTATAGATGGTAATAATCTGTTGTTGTGCAATATATTAAACCACTCTACCCAGTCCATCAATTAAGTCCAccactgaccagatattatGTCGGTGATGGactattctcagcacagcagtcagacAGGCTTTTTGCTAAAACTGCCCGCCAAGAGTGGTCTTTgtgtcagaaactgaccagcaATTAAGAGCAAAATGATAACATAACACAAGTCTTGCTTCTGCACCTGATACACTTATATTAAGACTATATAAACACcaccatgctggtcatactgctGTGCTATGATTAGTTGTCCAATAGTATAGATAGAATAAAGGGGGAAGGGGGTAAATTGTGCCATAACAGATGAGCAACAGTCAGTGATTGTAAAACTAGAATGTGCACCTATATGATAGATGGACCCAGGTGAGGACAAGATAACTGTACAACCCcctcctcaaaaaaaaaaacaaaacctggCAACTCGAGATTTGAAGCCATGGCGGCCATTGTTGTCCAAGTGTCACCTTTCTTCACCCAAAGTCAGAGTCACTTTGTCCCTCAAACTTTTGCTATGCACTCCAGTTTCAGAGAGGAAAATCTGCTGTCCAGTGTCAGTGATGAAGGCTTGTCTACCTTCAGGCGACACTTTTTGAGCTGCTTTGTTCAGCCGTTTCAGTGCTGGTCCTTTTGAGTGGGCTTTGATTCAGTGCAGACTGTTAGTGAAGCAGCTTCGTCATGTTCGAGAGGTCTCCTCCCGTCAGAGCAGTTCAAATCAAGCAGAGAGAAAACACTCTTCTCTGTGAGCTACAGTGCAATTTACTAAGCTGGCAGGtacgctctctctgtctgcacaTACCTCCGACAGCCCTTTTTAGATGGCCACTGAAAGCACAGGTACCTGACAACGTTAATTCGACCTTCAGGATTTTCAGCCGGCGCTTTATCCACATATGAGCCTTTTTAAAGTGCCGTCTGACACTTCTAATCTGTAGCTGAAGATTCCATTTAGAAGAGGCGGCTTCCTACTTCTGCGTTTGTCCTGTAGTGCAACGTTACATGCTGGAGCATCagtgtgaggatttgcttgcattcactCACAAGAGCATTATGGTGCTTAGGTAGGCCTACTGATGTTGGCTGGTTAGTTCTGGATTACAGAAGTCACTTCTACTTCTCCCAGAAGGTATCTGATGGAGCTCCAAACAATGttgggagctttataccccttgcTCTGATGACTGGCATTAAAGCCCGGTGACTTTGGACATCCTGTTCTATGTTATTACCTCTGTAGAACGCTTTTTGTACGATCAGCACGAGCACGATCAAACGCCTGTGTCAGCCTTAAAGTAACAGAATGAATAACTGGAAGACGATGTGGGTCTGAGGATGCAGTTATATTTAAAGAGTATTCTCCTTTCAGAGACTGGAAGCTGACCTGTCCTACTGGATGGACCAGGCCCGCGGCAGTGACCCAGCACGGCAGCATCACTATGACGAAAATTCCCCAATGGGCCCTCGGTACCCCTCTCATGACAGACATGGGGCAAACGTCAACTACGACTACTATTAACTTTGCCTTAAGAAAGAAGGCCATCCCACAAACTGAATGCAACCCTGCCAGAGAGCTTAGTCGCTTCTGCAAAAGCAATATCACACTCCCTCATTCTATTTCCTCACCTCTTTTAATATTCGTCTGCAGGTTACTTTAAATACatggattgttgttttttacaATATACTCGTAGACGATCATCCAGGACATGACTGCAGTCCACATTTGGCTTCTTTCATTTAGCACTAGAGcactgaagctaatgtagcaaaCAAATAGTTAAAAGttacccaaatgtttgtggtacATACTGACCACTTCTCGCAATTCACTCAAGCCAAACCCAGGTTCTTAATTAAAACCCTGCAGAGTTTGTGTGCTTTAAGACACAATAGTACTTAATGTGAACTATTAACATGAACTGAACTTTACCTTCTGGCTGAAAGCTCTGGGGGAGGGGGCATGACTTACTACTGCCTCACAGCTCCAGCACTAAACCAATGACGCATTTTGAGCCATTCCTTTATGCTCCATAccattattttgacacagtgcatacaatgAAACTGTAGCTTTTTACTGCCAGTGTGACATGTTCTGTGCTATAAATAACCTTGACCTTAGTTATAGTATGTAGAAGCAATAGAAAATTGTCTTGATTATCTTTAATGGGTGCTGTTAAAGACGCAATCATCTGCTGCAGAGATTCATATGGTTTAAAGGAAAAACACAATTGCATCAGaacgtgtgtatatataaatatatatatataaaaaaaaacaacatttagtCTGACATTAAAGCCTGGTGTCTGATCAATAAAGTCATCTGCACATTTGTATTACATCAAAATTCTTCTCTGTGTCCATTTCTTCCAGAGACCAGTGTGAATAAAATTGCCTAAAAGGTCTGCTGAAGGTTCATGCACAAAGCTGTGACATTCAGCACAGAAACCCTCAGCAGAGAAAGTGTGTACAggatgattaaaaaaacaacaacaaacaaacaaaaacgaGTGAGCAAtcattgtaaatattttattaaaatagctTTTTTCCACCTGAAATTCATTAAAGGATCTGagatgtgtgtgaagagtgATGGTGGCAATATTACACATTGCTCAGAATCACCAAAAAAAATgaccaacaaaacaaaaaacaaacaaaaaacaaacaaaaaagcaggTTAGCCGTTTCCATAGTTTCTTCTAGTCTTCTCTCGTCTTCCAGGACCGAATAAGGTTGCCTGTCCCATGCTGCACATTTAAgataaataaagagaaaatCACAGCATCCATAGCCTCAACAGCCTCTAAATCTTAACGTTAAAAAAGCAGTGTCTGTTCAGAAAAAAAAGGACACTCACAGCATCAACAACACCaataaaaatgagaacagtCAAAACTGCACGGCATGAACGCAAAAACACAAGGTGGAGTTTTCAGCTTTTTCTTAAATAACAGATGATTGACAAATCCAAAGTGCAAGGCAAGGACTCTCAGCGTCtgaattttcttcttttttttttttttttaaatctgagGCACATGTCTGAAAAGCAAGCGTGACGGAGACAGTTCTTAACTACAGCTGCTTTTCCAAAAAAATTTTGCAAACAtaatcaagacaaaaaaaagaaagaaaaacacttaggaaatgttttttgtttcttctaaaat
The genomic region above belongs to Salminus brasiliensis chromosome 8, fSalBra1.hap2, whole genome shotgun sequence and contains:
- the ecrg4a gene encoding augurin-A; translated protein: MAPPNLYFRLFTFLTFLTLLALSDVSSENTLNKILKKREVGDEVKPAAAVAVPPSKAKQFLASLRRPKRNLWDRSRPDVQQWIQQFMYMGFDEARLEADLSYWMDQARGSDPARQHHYDENSPMGPRYPSHDRHGANVNYDYY